A part of Clostridium novyi genomic DNA contains:
- a CDS encoding L-threonylcarbamoyladenylate synthase, whose product MNTKVSYLNLKNLDVKVIEEAGKALREGGLVAFPTETVYGLGANALDSEAVKKIFIAKGRPQDNPLIVHIADFNLDNLVEEIPVIAKKIMKKFWPGPLTIIMKKSNKIPYVTSAGLESVGIRMPSNVVARELIKKSGVPIAAPSANISGKPSPTNIERCIEDLNGRVEYIIGGEKCDVGLESTIVDCTVNPPCVLRPGGITLEMLREIEPEIYIDPAIMKKADKDFKPKAPGMKYRHYAPKAPVKIIAGNLSKSIAKINEMVQNYIDDGKKVGIMATEETRFKYSNAIIKSLGSRNDLYSIAHNLFKILSEFDNENVDIILSEAFQEEEIGIAIMNRLKKAAGFDIIYV is encoded by the coding sequence ATGAATACAAAAGTTAGTTATTTGAATTTGAAGAACTTAGATGTAAAAGTTATAGAAGAAGCAGGGAAAGCTCTTAGAGAAGGAGGTCTTGTTGCATTTCCTACAGAAACAGTATATGGACTTGGTGCAAATGCATTAGATTCTGAAGCTGTGAAGAAGATATTTATAGCAAAAGGAAGACCTCAAGATAATCCACTTATAGTACATATAGCAGATTTTAATTTAGATAATTTAGTAGAAGAAATTCCAGTGATTGCTAAAAAAATCATGAAAAAGTTTTGGCCTGGACCATTAACTATTATTATGAAAAAATCAAATAAGATACCATATGTAACAAGTGCTGGACTTGAAAGCGTAGGTATAAGAATGCCATCTAATGTTGTTGCAAGGGAGCTTATAAAAAAATCAGGAGTACCAATTGCAGCACCATCAGCTAATATATCTGGAAAACCTAGTCCAACTAATATAGAAAGATGTATAGAAGATTTAAATGGAAGGGTAGAATATATAATTGGAGGAGAAAAATGTGATGTAGGATTAGAATCTACTATAGTTGATTGCACAGTAAATCCTCCCTGTGTATTAAGACCTGGTGGAATAACATTAGAAATGTTAAGAGAAATAGAACCAGAAATATATATAGATCCAGCTATTATGAAAAAGGCTGACAAGGATTTTAAACCTAAGGCGCCAGGAATGAAATATAGACATTATGCACCAAAGGCTCCTGTTAAAATTATTGCTGGAAATTTATCAAAAAGTATTGCAAAAATTAATGAAATGGTGCAAAATTATATAGATGATGGTAAGAAAGTGGGGATTATGGCCACTGAAGAAACAAGATTTAAATATTCTAATGCTATAATAAAGTCTTTAGGAAGTAGAAATGACTTATATAGTATAGCTCATAATTTATTTAAAATCTTAAGTGAATTTGATAATGAAAATGTAGATATAATATTATCAGAAGCTTTTCAAGAAGAAGAAATTGGAATTGCAATTATGAATAGATTAAAAAAAGCAGCTGGATTTGATATAATATATGTTTAA
- a CDS encoding low molecular weight protein arginine phosphatase, with amino-acid sequence MEILFVCTGNTCRSCMAEVIFNEMSDIENVKASSAGISVVPGSKTSKSAVQLVKEKFNLDISNRFAKQLLPEDINKSDLILTMTLHMAEVLRDTFPKEKRKIFSLNSFVNINKDISDPFGGNVEMYQRTFYSLKKSIELLISKLKEDSGK; translated from the coding sequence ATGGAAATTTTATTTGTTTGTACAGGGAATACATGTAGAAGTTGTATGGCTGAAGTTATTTTTAATGAAATGTCAGATATAGAAAATGTAAAGGCGTCTTCAGCTGGTATTTCTGTTGTTCCAGGAAGTAAAACATCTAAAAGTGCTGTCCAATTAGTAAAGGAAAAATTTAATTTAGACATAAGTAATAGGTTTGCTAAGCAATTATTGCCTGAAGATATTAATAAGAGTGATCTCATATTAACCATGACATTACATATGGCAGAGGTTCTTAGAGATACTTTTCCTAAAGAAAAACGAAAGATATTTTCGTTAAATTCATTTGTTAATATTAATAAAGATATATCTGATCCATTTGGCGGAAATGTTGAAATGTATCAGAGGACTTTTTATTCCCTTAAAAAGAGTATAGAATTA